The Siniperca chuatsi isolate FFG_IHB_CAS linkage group LG2, ASM2008510v1, whole genome shotgun sequence genome window below encodes:
- the dyrk3 gene encoding dual specificity tyrosine-phosphorylation-regulated kinase 3 isoform X2, producing MRTDHILKDEADTNSPSGLPPVPKHTVVSNKTVMRDQVTVRGGQLKVKYLYDDSTNNRKISAITTATTQNSGTTGQMPSKAAPVSSLSKERSIDSTESSKGSSESSGPHGVGNGGNSGKLCGPLTPDQALRLYRSQLTTLEQTEIHSYPDIYFVGPNAKKRPAVAGGNNNCGYDDEQGGYIHVPHDHLAYRYEFLKIIGKGSFGQVAKVYDHKLQQHLALKMVRNEKRFHRQAQEEIRILEHLRKQDRNGTMNVVHMLENFTFRNHICMTFELLSMNLYELIKRNKFQGFSLPLVRKFAHSILQCLEALSRHRIIHCDLKPENILLKQQGRSGIKVIDFGSSCFEHQRVYTYIQSRFYRAPEVILGSRYGLPIDMWSFGCILAELLTGYPLFPGEDEGDQLACVMELLGMPPQKILEQAKRAKNFINSKGHPRYCGANTLPTGATVLTGSRSRRGKMRGPPGSKEWSAALKGCEDPTFTDFIKKCLDWDPSSRLTPNQALRHPWLYRRLPKPLPGTDKSHGATVKRLPEHHSTSFPSILAKGGPGLGTIAANNKLRSNMIGDSGEAIPLRTVLPKLVS from the exons GTTGTCAGCAACAAGACTGTAATGAGAGATCAGGTAACTGTGCGAGGTGGCCAGCTGAAGGTCAAGTACCTGTATGACGACTCCACCAACAACCGAAAGATCAGTGCCATAACCACAGCAACCACCCAGAACAGTGGGACCACTGGTCAGATGCCCAGTAAAGCTGCCCCGGTCTCGAGCCTGTCCAAGGAGCGCAGTATAGATAG CACTGAATCCAGTAAGGGCTCCAGTGAATCCTCTGGCCCACATGGAGTTGGGAATGGAGGGAACAGTGGGAAGCTGTGTGGCCCTCTCACTCCTGATCAGGCTCTGAGACTGTACCGATCTCAACTGACCACCCTGGAGCAGACAGAGATCCACTCCTACCCAGACATCTACTTTGTGGGACCCAATGCCAAGAAGAGGCCTGCCGTTGCTGGAGGCAACAACAACTGTGGCTACGATGATGAGCAGGGAGGATACATTCATGTCCCCCATGACCACCTGGCTTACCGCTACGAGTTCCTCAAG ATTATTGGTAAAGGTAGCTTTGGCCAAGTGGCTAAGGTATACgaccacaaactacagcagcACCTGGCTCTGAAAATGGTGCGCAACGAGAAGCGTTTCCACCGGCAGGCGCAGGAGGAGATCCGCATCCTGGAGCACCTGCGCAAGCAGGATCGTAATGGCACCATGAATGTTGTGCACATGCTTGAAAACTTCACCTTCCGCAACCATATCTGCATGACCTTTGAGCTGTTGAGCATGAACTTGTATGAGCTTATCAAGCGCAACAAGTTCCAGGGCTTCAGCCTGCCACTGGTCAGAAAGTTTGCACACTCCATTCTGCAGTGCTTGGAGGCACTGAGCAGGCACAGAATCATCCACTGTGACCTAAAACCAGAGAACATCCTCCTCAAACAGCAGGGACGCAGTGGCATCAAG GTGATTGACTTTGGCTCCAGCTGTTTTGAACACCAGCGGGTGTACACCTACATCCAGTCTCGTTTCTATCGAGCTCCAGAGGTGATCCTCGGTTCACGGTACGGCCTTCCTATTGATATGTGGAGCTTTGGCTGCATACTGGCTGAGCTGCTAACTGGCTACCCCCTGTTCCCCGGCGAGGATGAGGGTGACCAGCTGGCCTGTGTCATGGAGCTGCTGGGCATGCCTCCGCAGAAGATCCTGGAGCAGGCCAAAAGGGCAAAGAACTTCATCAACTCCAAGGGCCACCCTCGCTACTGCGGAGCCAACACCCTGCCCACTGGTGCCACTGTGCTGACAGGGTCTCGCTCTCGCCGTGGCAAGATGAGAGGTCCTCCAGGTAGCAAGGAGTGGAGTGCTGCGCTCAAGGGCTGCGAGGATCCCACCTTTACTGACTTCATAAAAAAGTGTTTGGACTGGGACCCCTCGTCTCGCCTCACCCCTAACCAGGCCCTCAGACACCCTTGGCTGTATCGGCGCCTACCCAAGCCCCTACCTGGGACCGATAAGAGCCATGGGGCCACGGTGAAACGACTCCCCGAGCACCACAGCACCTCCTTCCCCTCTATCCTGGCCAAAGGGGGGCCTGGCTTAGGCACCATAGCTGCCAACAACAAACTGAGGAGCAACATGATTGGAGATTCTGGGGAGGCCATACCTCTTCGCACGGTCCTACCTAAACTTGTctcttag
- the dyrk3 gene encoding dual specificity tyrosine-phosphorylation-regulated kinase 3 isoform X1, translating into MMIISRKPEGPIATARHGDGLYDSYMRTDHILKDEADTNSPSGLPPVPKHTVVSNKTVMRDQVTVRGGQLKVKYLYDDSTNNRKISAITTATTQNSGTTGQMPSKAAPVSSLSKERSIDSTESSKGSSESSGPHGVGNGGNSGKLCGPLTPDQALRLYRSQLTTLEQTEIHSYPDIYFVGPNAKKRPAVAGGNNNCGYDDEQGGYIHVPHDHLAYRYEFLKIIGKGSFGQVAKVYDHKLQQHLALKMVRNEKRFHRQAQEEIRILEHLRKQDRNGTMNVVHMLENFTFRNHICMTFELLSMNLYELIKRNKFQGFSLPLVRKFAHSILQCLEALSRHRIIHCDLKPENILLKQQGRSGIKVIDFGSSCFEHQRVYTYIQSRFYRAPEVILGSRYGLPIDMWSFGCILAELLTGYPLFPGEDEGDQLACVMELLGMPPQKILEQAKRAKNFINSKGHPRYCGANTLPTGATVLTGSRSRRGKMRGPPGSKEWSAALKGCEDPTFTDFIKKCLDWDPSSRLTPNQALRHPWLYRRLPKPLPGTDKSHGATVKRLPEHHSTSFPSILAKGGPGLGTIAANNKLRSNMIGDSGEAIPLRTVLPKLVS; encoded by the exons GTTGTCAGCAACAAGACTGTAATGAGAGATCAGGTAACTGTGCGAGGTGGCCAGCTGAAGGTCAAGTACCTGTATGACGACTCCACCAACAACCGAAAGATCAGTGCCATAACCACAGCAACCACCCAGAACAGTGGGACCACTGGTCAGATGCCCAGTAAAGCTGCCCCGGTCTCGAGCCTGTCCAAGGAGCGCAGTATAGATAG CACTGAATCCAGTAAGGGCTCCAGTGAATCCTCTGGCCCACATGGAGTTGGGAATGGAGGGAACAGTGGGAAGCTGTGTGGCCCTCTCACTCCTGATCAGGCTCTGAGACTGTACCGATCTCAACTGACCACCCTGGAGCAGACAGAGATCCACTCCTACCCAGACATCTACTTTGTGGGACCCAATGCCAAGAAGAGGCCTGCCGTTGCTGGAGGCAACAACAACTGTGGCTACGATGATGAGCAGGGAGGATACATTCATGTCCCCCATGACCACCTGGCTTACCGCTACGAGTTCCTCAAG ATTATTGGTAAAGGTAGCTTTGGCCAAGTGGCTAAGGTATACgaccacaaactacagcagcACCTGGCTCTGAAAATGGTGCGCAACGAGAAGCGTTTCCACCGGCAGGCGCAGGAGGAGATCCGCATCCTGGAGCACCTGCGCAAGCAGGATCGTAATGGCACCATGAATGTTGTGCACATGCTTGAAAACTTCACCTTCCGCAACCATATCTGCATGACCTTTGAGCTGTTGAGCATGAACTTGTATGAGCTTATCAAGCGCAACAAGTTCCAGGGCTTCAGCCTGCCACTGGTCAGAAAGTTTGCACACTCCATTCTGCAGTGCTTGGAGGCACTGAGCAGGCACAGAATCATCCACTGTGACCTAAAACCAGAGAACATCCTCCTCAAACAGCAGGGACGCAGTGGCATCAAG GTGATTGACTTTGGCTCCAGCTGTTTTGAACACCAGCGGGTGTACACCTACATCCAGTCTCGTTTCTATCGAGCTCCAGAGGTGATCCTCGGTTCACGGTACGGCCTTCCTATTGATATGTGGAGCTTTGGCTGCATACTGGCTGAGCTGCTAACTGGCTACCCCCTGTTCCCCGGCGAGGATGAGGGTGACCAGCTGGCCTGTGTCATGGAGCTGCTGGGCATGCCTCCGCAGAAGATCCTGGAGCAGGCCAAAAGGGCAAAGAACTTCATCAACTCCAAGGGCCACCCTCGCTACTGCGGAGCCAACACCCTGCCCACTGGTGCCACTGTGCTGACAGGGTCTCGCTCTCGCCGTGGCAAGATGAGAGGTCCTCCAGGTAGCAAGGAGTGGAGTGCTGCGCTCAAGGGCTGCGAGGATCCCACCTTTACTGACTTCATAAAAAAGTGTTTGGACTGGGACCCCTCGTCTCGCCTCACCCCTAACCAGGCCCTCAGACACCCTTGGCTGTATCGGCGCCTACCCAAGCCCCTACCTGGGACCGATAAGAGCCATGGGGCCACGGTGAAACGACTCCCCGAGCACCACAGCACCTCCTTCCCCTCTATCCTGGCCAAAGGGGGGCCTGGCTTAGGCACCATAGCTGCCAACAACAAACTGAGGAGCAACATGATTGGAGATTCTGGGGAGGCCATACCTCTTCGCACGGTCCTACCTAAACTTGTctcttag